In the genome of Pseudobacteroides sp., the window GCACTTTTACCAAATCTCTGCCAATCTGCCGGGTACTCAATATACCTGATACCGCACTGACGGGCAGCACGAACAGCAAGGAAATCTGCCCCACGGCAGCCTCCGGTAATAAGCAAATCAATATCCAAACTACTGATAACAGCCAAAATCTTCCGATAGTCAGAATAGAAACGACTGCCCGATACTAAAACCTTCATATCTAAAACCCCCAGTTTTACTGAAAAAGCCTGTAAAAATACAAGCCTTTGCACTAAAGCTGAAAGCTGAAAAAGCAGCTATATCAACGCCTTTGAGAAATGTATAGGATGAAAAATACCAGCCGGAACTGAAAAACTGAGCTGCCGTAATCTCTGGCAGCCCTATGTAAAAACCTCTCAAAATCCCTCATATCTCATCCTCGCTATCTACCTTCTTTATAGTAATGACACCCTGTGAAACCTCAATAACCACCTTGCAGCCAACCTCAAAGCCAAAATCCCGCAACCAGCCAGCTGCAACTGTAACGGCTGGAGCATCATCCAGCCAATGTGACCTGATAGACGATAAAGCTACCATAAAAATACACCCCCATGAATACTACTCGCCAGCCTATAGAGTCATATACCTCTACATAAGCCGGTGCAAAGACTACCGCTATCCATTGCTTATGTCAAGGGACTTTGAGAAAAAAAGAAAGAAAAAATGCCTATTCTCTAGAACTGCTAATAAGAAGCTTTGGAGAATCTTTTTAGTTTCAACCGATATGATAGAAAGACTGCTAGCAGTTCTTTCTATCATATCTCAAGTAAAAAGCTCAATCTGTATATGAGCTTTTTACTTGAAGATGCTTTTAAGGGACTCCTTAAAGTGATTAGAGTAAAAAACAAACACCGAAAAGCTGCAACACCGGAGTTTCTAACTATTGAAATATGAAGCACATACAGATTTTCACAAAAACCGTACACTAAGTTCAGCTATTTATAGTTATGGCAAAATATGTTATAGTGTTTCCATAGTCTATGACATTATAGGTTTATATCACGCACTAAGCTAAATTATTATTAGGGGGGTTGAACCCTATGAGAAAATTTTTGGTTTCTATTTTAATTATAGTTACTCTTGTAGCTATAATAAGTGGATGCTCAAAAAAAGAAAATATTCAATTTAATAATTTTTATGGGGATACAGAAAAATGGTTAGTTATAAGAACTAATGATAATGTGTTCAAATTTATCTATAAAGGCAATGCTGAAGATTTAAAAAAGAATAACAATACTGGTAAGATTAGCTTTCATTACGGAACTTCATTAGGCACAATAGGGGCTACTCAATTGTTAAATAATACAAATTATTACCAAGTAGAATTTAAGGATGATTTAATTACCGAGTTACCGTCTAATAGTACTTTTAATGGTAACAAATTTATAAATGTGCAAATTGGTTACGCTGATACTACTGATTCTATCGACTTAGCAGCTTATATGGAGTATAAAGTCAAGTAACTATATTTTATGACATTCATAAAGTTTGGGTTAATTCGCTATATTTATATGATTTACCGATGAACAGGAATTTAACAGAGGAGGTATATAAATGAAAAATTTCAAAAGGTGCTATACTTTATTTTCGCTTTGTGGCTTAAACTGTGGGCTGTGTTCAATGCACCTGGATAATTATTGTCCTGGTTGTGGGGGTGGAGATGGTAATCAACCATGTGCAATTGCAAGGTGCAGCCAACAGCGTGGCGGAATTGAATACTGCTATTTGTGTGGCGAGTATCCCTGTGAAAAATATGATAGTATAGATGCATTTGACTCCTTTATTACTCATCGCAATCAGTTAAAGGATATTGAGAAAGTCAAGAAAATAGGAATAGCCTCCTATCAATTTGAACTTACTGAAAAAATAGAAATTTTAAAATATTTATTGGCAAACTATAACGATGGGCGGCGAAAGAGTTTTTTCTGTATAGCTGTTAATCTTTTGGAACTGCA includes:
- a CDS encoding SymE family type I addiction module toxin; amino-acid sequence: MVALSSIRSHWLDDAPAVTVAAGWLRDFGFEVGCKVVIEVSQGVITIKKVDSEDEI
- a CDS encoding DUF2493 domain-containing protein encodes the protein MKVLVSGSRFYSDYRKILAVISSLDIDLLITGGCRGADFLAVRAARQCGIRYIEYPADWQRFGKSAGPRRNQAMLDMEKPDLLLVFHEDLSKSRGTRDMLHRVVRAGIPYRIYY
- a CDS encoding DUF3795 domain-containing protein gives rise to the protein MKNFKRCYTLFSLCGLNCGLCSMHLDNYCPGCGGGDGNQPCAIARCSQQRGGIEYCYLCGEYPCEKYDSIDAFDSFITHRNQLKDIEKVKKIGIASYQFELTEKIEILKYLLANYNDGRRKSFFCIAVNLLELQDIKSVVEQIATETESDNLTLKEKATFAANLFQTMASKRNIVLKLNKKTSKK